Proteins found in one Thalassophryne amazonica chromosome 1, fThaAma1.1, whole genome shotgun sequence genomic segment:
- the and1 gene encoding actinodin1: MAGGRKMAFCGVFVTTVLAVMLLPAGESIQEKAAAAASHRRLIRNRRNISWYKQHSDFWNWYKYFTDAGNQEAVQEMDRIYLAYLQNKNRAEGRRSYKSYLRHLGDVYKSCAESDDSDCVASYTSRTKANPEPPKPAPMKTCDPTKDAYCLYTALVMGKSPYLPLVLPASTPAPTPVKATSHYTRSPVPEKAAHSGHYYNSPSTVPFLTKEQKAELLRICSADDVECLQYHLKAAYGYAAPSTGALPSYAHLGCDPMKDPYCQHKMAQKGPSALSTQYPSCDPLRDPYCSHTASPGALRALATTGSCNPLFDEGCNPLTATRYANSPASYQSEERDKAAAIRAPPPAAEQYNDPYAMFRDPYANANRVNDPYAMYRQASAPSNDLYATLRQYIAKSQTRDPYSARMDSTPEANPNDPYSVLHQASAMHHRSPPTSGQQYTFSHSSYDDPPQEERHSLGPPGKTKEGYDCFIGYDQQCYPVKPSEPRSGSNRRIPYPAIASEPHLNADARRDGVIEPSNPHCDPEYDRDCRLRRYESEEAHTEAQVERSREDEHSQEDSDSEQYEAEPFQSGQEEPRMPYPPHSQGMPSLQDILRHYSDQYPEQDDHRSYADDYRNK, encoded by the exons ATGGCTGGTGGAAGGAAAATGGCTTTCTGTGGAGTCTTTGTCACAACTGTGCTGGCTGTGATGCTACTGCCAG CAGGAGAAAGTATCCAGGAGAAAGCCGCTGCTGCAGCCAGTCACAGGAGACTGATCCGTAACCGCAGGAACATCAGCTGGTACAAGCAGCACTCCGACTTCTGGAACTGGTACAAATACTTCACAGATGCTGGCAACCAGGAGGCA GTTCAGGAGATGGACCGCATCTATCTGGCCTATCTACAGAACAAGAACCGTGCCGAGGGACGCCGTTCCTATAAGTCCTACTTGCGCCATCTTGGGGATGTCTACAAGTCATGCGCCGAGTCTGATGACTCGGATTGCGTGGCCTCGTACACAAGCAGAACCAAAGCTAACCCAGAGCCACCCAAACCTGCGCCAATGAAAACCTGTGACCCGACCAAGGATGCGTACTGTCTGTACACTGCTTTAGTCATGGGAAAGAGTCCGTACCTGCCGCTGGTACTCCCCGCGTCCACACCCGCACCAACACCAGTTAAGGCTACATCTCATTACACCCGCTCGCCCGTTCCCGAAAAGGCTGCACATTCAGGGCATTACTACAACTCTCCGTCCACAGTGCCTTTCCTTACAAAG GAGCAGAAAGCGGAGTTGCTGCGTATTTGCTCTGCTGATGATGTAGAGTGTCTGCAGTACCATTTGAAAGCTGCCTACGGGTATGCAGCACCCTCCACTGGCGCACTCCCTTCCTACGCCCACCTTGGCTGTGACCCCATGAAAGATCCTTATTGTCAACATAAAATGGCCCAGAAAGGGCCCTCTGCTCTAAGTACACAGTACCCCTCCTGTGATCCACTCCGGGATCCCTACTGCTCACACACAGCCTCTCCTGGG GCATTGCGTGCACTTGCCACCACTGGATCCTGCAACCCTCTGTTTGATGAAGGCTGCAACCCACTTACTGCCACCAGATATGCAAATTCACCAGCATCCTACCAAAGTGAAGAAAGAGACAAGGCTGCTGCTATTCGTgccccacctcctgctgctgagcAATATAACGATCCATACGCAATGTTTAGGGATCCTTATGCTAATGCAAACAGAGTCAATGATCCTTACGCTATGTACCGCCAAGCTAGTGCCCCTTCTAATGATTTATACGCTACACTACGCCAGTATATTGCCAAATCCCAAACCAGGGACCCCTATTCTGCACGTATGGACTCCACTCCAGAGGCTAACCCTAATGACCCTTATTCTGTTCTTCATCAAGCGAGTGCCATGCATCACCGCAGCCCTCCCACCAGTGGGCAACAGTACACTTTCTCCCATTCCAGTTATGATGACCCTCCACAGGAGGAACGCCACTCATTGGGCCCCCCAGGTAAAACCAAAGAGGGCTATGACTGCTTCATTGGCTATGATCAACAATGCTACCCCGTGAAACCCAGTGAGCCACGTTCTGGATCTAACCGTCGTATCCCCTACCCCGCCATAGCTTCCGAGCCCCACCTTAATGCAGACGCCCGACGAGATGGAGTCATTGAGCCTTCCAACCCACACTGCGATCCAGAGTATGACCGCGACTGTCGCTTACGTCGCTACGAGTCTGAGGAAGCCCACACTGAGGCCCAAGTGGAGCGCAGCAGAGAGGATGAGCACAGTCAGGAGGACTCAGACAGTGAGCAATATGAGGCGGAGCCTTTCCAAAGTGGTCAGGAGGAACCCCGCATGCCCTACCCCCCACATTCCCAGGGAATGCCAAGCCTCCAAGACATACTGAGGCACTACAGTGACCAGTACCCTGAGCAGGATGATCACAGGTCTTACGCAGATGACTACcgcaacaaataa